Proteins from a single region of Spirochaetaceae bacterium:
- a CDS encoding ABC transporter permease, translated as MRPPVDPDRDTARSAADGVTVQDAALSARETAAQEAYWMASQWQLMWRKFRRHHLALVGGAVLIVFYLLGIFCDFFSPYTIKERFQGLQNHPPSRIHWIAEGRLVGPYVYPTEQTLNPETFEATFTELTDIRYPIRFFTKGEEYRLLGLFPTRIRLYGVERPAGIFLFGTDALGRDLLSRTLCGARISLSIGLVGVAISFLLGVVFGGISGYFGGRADMLIQRMIEFIISIPTIPLWMGLAAALPKDWSVLQLYFGIVVILSLVRWGSLARVVRGKLLELREHDFTMAARLAGLRERAVIARHLLPSFASYLIVHLTLAIPDIILGETALSFLGLGLRSPAVSWGVLLKAAQNVRSVAAYPWMLIPALFVIVTVMAFMFVGDGLRDAADPYRQR; from the coding sequence ATGCGCCCACCCGTCGACCCCGACCGCGACACCGCCCGCTCCGCCGCCGACGGCGTGACCGTCCAGGACGCCGCCCTCAGCGCCCGCGAGACCGCCGCCCAGGAGGCGTACTGGATGGCCTCGCAGTGGCAGCTCATGTGGCGCAAGTTCCGCCGCCACCACTTGGCGCTGGTCGGCGGCGCGGTGCTGATCGTGTTCTACCTGCTCGGCATTTTCTGCGACTTCTTCTCGCCCTACACCATCAAGGAGCGGTTCCAGGGTCTGCAGAACCATCCACCGTCGCGCATCCACTGGATCGCGGAAGGCCGGCTGGTGGGCCCCTACGTCTATCCCACCGAGCAAACCCTCAATCCGGAGACCTTCGAGGCGACCTTCACCGAGCTCACCGACATCCGCTACCCGATTCGGTTCTTTACGAAGGGAGAAGAGTACCGGCTGCTGGGCCTGTTCCCGACCCGGATCCGGCTGTACGGGGTGGAGCGGCCGGCGGGCATCTTCCTGTTCGGCACCGACGCGCTCGGCCGCGACCTGTTGTCGCGTACCCTGTGCGGGGCGCGCATCTCGCTGTCGATCGGCCTGGTGGGGGTGGCGATCTCGTTCCTGCTGGGGGTGGTGTTCGGCGGCATCTCCGGCTACTTCGGCGGGCGTGCGGACATGCTGATCCAGCGCATGATCGAGTTCATCATCTCGATACCCACCATCCCGCTGTGGATGGGGTTGGCGGCGGCGCTGCCCAAGGACTGGTCGGTGCTGCAACTCTACTTCGGCATCGTGGTGATCCTGTCGCTGGTGCGCTGGGGCAGCCTGGCACGGGTGGTACGCGGCAAGCTGCTGGAACTGCGCGAGCACGACTTCACCATGGCGGCGCGGCTGGCCGGCCTGCGCGAGCGGGCGGTGATCGCCCGCCACCTGCTGCCGTCGTTCGCCAGCTACCTGATCGTGCACCTGACGTTGGCGATCCCGGACATCATCCTGGGCGAAACCGCGCTCAGCTTCCTGGGGCTGGGGCTGCGCTCGCCGGCGGTGAGCTGGGGCGTGCTGCTGAAAGCGGCCCAGAACGTGCGCAGCGTGGCCGCCTACCCGTGGATGCTGATCCCGGCGCTGTTCGTGATCG
- a CDS encoding ABC transporter permease encodes MPQYLVKRFLYMILLLWLLTLVSFIIIQLPPGDIVSSIARRMAETGEAADQAMMDAMREQWGLDKPIHVQYWRWFRNLLRGNMGFSFLLNRAVAEVVGERIALTALISGTTLIFTFVMAIPIGIYSATHQYQAGDYLFSFIGFVGLATPNFLLALILMMGLLAVGMSPGGLFSPEYLKQPWSLGKVIDLLAHLPLPIVVVGTAGTAGVIRIMRATLLDELEKQYVITARSKGVAETRLLFRYPVRVALNPIISTIGWLLPVIVSGEIITALVIGIPTVGPLLFRALQFQDMFLASSLLLMINMLTVVGTLLSDLLLVASDPRIRFEARAG; translated from the coding sequence ATGCCGCAATACCTTGTCAAACGCTTTCTGTACATGATCCTGCTGCTGTGGCTGCTGACCCTGGTGTCGTTCATCATCATCCAGTTGCCGCCGGGAGATATCGTGTCGTCGATCGCGCGCCGCATGGCGGAGACCGGCGAGGCGGCCGACCAGGCGATGATGGACGCGATGCGCGAGCAATGGGGGCTCGACAAGCCGATCCACGTGCAGTATTGGCGCTGGTTCCGCAACCTGCTGCGCGGCAACATGGGCTTCTCGTTCCTGCTCAACCGGGCGGTGGCGGAGGTGGTGGGCGAGCGCATCGCCCTGACCGCACTGATCTCCGGCACCACCCTGATCTTCACCTTCGTGATGGCGATTCCGATCGGCATCTACTCCGCCACTCACCAGTACCAGGCCGGCGACTACCTGTTCTCGTTCATCGGCTTCGTCGGCCTGGCCACGCCCAACTTCCTGCTGGCGCTGATCTTGATGATGGGGCTGCTGGCCGTGGGGATGAGTCCGGGCGGGCTGTTCTCGCCCGAATACCTCAAGCAGCCGTGGAGCCTGGGCAAGGTGATCGACCTGCTCGCCCACCTGCCGCTGCCGATCGTGGTGGTGGGCACCGCGGGCACGGCCGGGGTGATCCGCATCATGCGCGCCACCCTACTGGACGAGCTGGAGAAGCAGTACGTGATCACGGCGCGCTCGAAGGGAGTGGCAGAGACGCGGCTGCTGTTCCGCTACCCGGTGCGGGTGGCGCTCAACCCGATCATCAGCACGATCGGCTGGCTGCTGCCGGTGATCGTGTCGGGTGAGATCATCACCGCGCTGGTGATCGGCATTCCGACCGTGGGGCCGCTGCTGTTTCGGGCGTTGCAGTTCCAGGACATGTTCCTGGCCTCCTCGCTGCTTTTGATGATCAACATGCTCACCGTGGTCGGGACGCTGCTCTCCGACCTGTTGCTGGTGGCCAGCGACCCGCGCATCCGATTCGAGGCGCGCGCCGGCTGA